In Nematostella vectensis chromosome 3, jaNemVect1.1, whole genome shotgun sequence, the genomic window GGAGTGGCATTTTATTTCTGGGATGACACAATTTCATATGTTCTCGCTCTAGTTTTTTATACACTTTAGATAACCGGATTTAAGTATTTGTATACGGACGATTATAAGTCCGACAAGATTATATTCCTTCCTTCCATTCATAGACTTCCACACTCACAAATTCACATAGAACAACCTAGACAATCTTTAGTCTTATCTAGAATGTGCATTACTTGTTTTAGGGAGGCAATTTGATGACGAACGGCCGTACCGACCATCCTCCCGAGTAGCCAAACCTCCCGGTGGTGCGTCTTCAATTGTATTCGATCAATAAGGCCCTGGtcaccgtgccctactgacctCAGCACCCCCTAGACATCTGTACGGAATCAAGGCAGTCTTGTTACAGTGTcacgcgcgctaccatggcaaccaagacaaaaaaacaaatgttgTTTCTGAAATGGCCACAAAGAACTTCTCTTGTGAACTTGTAGGGCAGCAATACTGGACTAAAGTTGCATGATACGATGTAGTGCATGGTGTTTTGGGACTTTATGACGTCCTCAATGTTGTACACTGATAGATAGACCCAAAGGTATGGTTTTGATGTCCTTGAGGAAATCATCTTATTGGTCATACTCCTTTTCttgaattatatttttttgaatGTTTCTTAACCTTCTTGTATAACTTATcttgtttagtttttttttttaagtagtGACCCTGCTTTGGTTTTGTAGAGTGTCAAAATGTTTGCTTGAAAACTTTTACGAGAAGTATGTTCCATTGTCACTTCGTTTTTGCCACAACTATATATTAGCAGTTGCTGTTATTTGTATTATAATTATGTGAAGAAACACCTTTAGAATAATGTCATATGTAAATCTGTAAAAGGTTCTGCTCAAATTTGACAAGAGCAATAAACAACTGTTAAACTGATCTCTGTGACGTCGGAATTGTCGACTTTATATCTGGCGTTGATGTTACACAACTCGCAAATAGCCTATTCACAGTGCAAGCGTCCAAACAAGATCAATATGACAAGCATAACATTTCCCCTTCATTGATGCGTTATAGTCTTTAATGGAGTAAAAGCATTTTTAAAAGCATATATTTCCAAACAAATCAACGTAAAAATTGACATCTCCCTTgcatttttccatttttaaaaCATCTGAGCGTTTAATTAAGGACCACAGAATATGGGTTATCCATATCAGATGCCCTATATTCCCAAAGCCCAAAAAAGTATAGAAACCGTAGATTTGACAAATGATATTGTCAAATCGTTTGGCTACATTTACCCAATATCACTGACCGTCTATTCGTAGCGATATTTGGAATTAAAAAGCCCTGGAAATATAAAATTTCAGGAGAGTTGATTAGATGGTAGCTTTCATATTACCTGCCATCTAATTATAACACAACAGGTACATGAGTCCTAGGTACCAGACTTTACAATCGGCGACGCTACTTTGCAGCTTGTGGACTGCCTTAATGTCTGTCTCCCTTGCGATTTGCCACATTTGTCGACGGTAAGGGCATTAAGGAAAGAAGTGTCGCACAGTGAATGTAACAGCTTTATATTCCTGCATTTTTGGCTCAGCTATTAGCTACGTCTCAGCGAGCGTATCCTGTTGTTTGGTTGTGACATAGTACATTCCTTTCAACTGTTATCCACCCACACTATTCTATGCACAAGCAGTCTTTTTAAAAGTCCTTTAATTTCTTAAGCTTTGTGGAGAATACTAATATCCACCATCAATATTACCAGGCGCCGTTTTCATTAAGGAATTTTCCTTAAATACTAAGAGAACTATGTAtgttttatttgtgtttttctttgGAAAGTTCATAACATCTTCCAATTTGCCTTCAAGCGCGCCAGACGCCCCATTGAGAGTGGTGCCCCACAAATAACCAATACATCTACATCATTTGTTCTACGGACTTCAGTTCTTTTGCCAGATGGAGTCCAAACACGATCTAGATCCTCAGGTATCAGAGAACAGCTGCGATTCTGTGCACCGTAAAGACGCGAACATCGACAGCCTCACTCGACTGGTGACAGAGTTGAAAGCGAGCGTAGCGGAAAGAGATGGTAAAATTAACCATTTAAGAAAAGAGCGGGACGATGGTAGATTTCATATACAAAAACTAGAGAAAGAGAAGGAAACGCTTCACAGCAAGCTCTTGTACCAGCAGATGCGAGCAGAAACTCTGGAAAATGAAGTTGAACGAATAACGAGGTCTTCTTGTTATGACGGCAGTGAAGATGGTGAGTTCTTGTGAAAAGTTACTTTGCGCAAGGtccgagggggagggggcatacGATGTTTAGAAATGCTCACTTTGTGTtctaaaagaagaaaaacattcaacacatcatcacaaaaatgagCTACCTGCAAGCGAGGAGGAAAAATGCAACTTTGTCTTTATTCGTGATATTTACAATTGTAAAAAATGTGGCCACTGGATTAATAAACATTTCTTGCATAATCATTTTTCATTTCCATTATCTAATGATGACGTGTCAGTTGATGTCCAAAGTTCGGTAAGGATTCTAGGTTTCCTATCGTGTTAAGTATTATCCTTAATGACAATTACATTTCATACTTACTTTCAATGCAGAAATTGATGGAAGCAAAGCGTCACTGCATATACCAGAAGATGACTTGACAGATGCGGCCGTGACAATCACGCAACAACAAACTGAGGCTTTGACAGAAAACCACGCTCAATCATGTGCTGTTAGCGCAACTAAGGTAACGCAACAACTGCGTGACCCTGAGCTGAATGAACAAATCAAACGCTTGAAGCAACTATTAGACCTTCGAATGGACCAACACAGAAACCATCTGAGAACCTTCAAGGAGAACAGCGACAAAGCTCATGGTGTTTATGCAGAAAAACAGCTTGTCGCTATGGCAACTGTACAGCAGACTCTGGTTGGCTACCTGGAATGGGAAAGCCATGAGCTTGAGCATGCGCAGAAGACAGACGAGCTTGAGCATGCGCAGAAGACAGACGAGCTAGAGCATGCGCAGAAGACAGACGAGCTTACAGTGGCGCTGAGCAACATCGTAGATAGGTTACAACAGAGTCATGAACCGAAGCGAATCAAGTCAAGCAGGAAAGAGAAGACGTCTTTACCTTTAAAATTTATCGTTTTCATTCTTGCCCCTGTGTTACTAAGTGTTATGTGTTATTGTGCCTTTTTTTCTCATGCCCAAAATTAGCTGAGCAGTCTACAATACTAGGAACTGTCCGTCCCGTTATTGTCTGGACTTCGCGTATAATTTATTAGCTTAATGGAGCTCAAGGTTAGGTTGGCGGACGCGCCTGACAAACGTACTGCCAGTGAAATGTGATGATCATCATTTcacaaaaatgaaaacaatccTTCGTCTTCTCTTACTGCACATTAATGAATGAGGTTCTCTGTAGCTTGAAGGTTAAAGGACAGGATCATAGCATGACCTCCCCCCACTTCGTGTTAGTGGCGTCTACCTCCCTTTAGAAGAAACTAAATTTTCCACTAACGGTCATCAAGGGAGGTGGTCTAGGTATCTATGTCTACGTAGCTTTTTAAcctaaaataaatattgtaaTGTAATGAATCGTTTTCGAGGTATTCACCCCTCTGTAACAGACCAAGCGAAACCGATATTTTCGTCGGGTTTTGGGGAACTCACCGGGTTTGAAATTTCCACCGGATCAGCTTTTATTGATTACCCCCGGTCACTCAACTTACTCGTCGGGTAAGAAAGAAACTGTTCGGGTCTAAGCCTCCCCGGGTGCCGGGAACTAAGAGCTCGTCCGGTAGGGGGGGAATTTCCGTCGGGTCGGGTTTCGCCGAGTCTGTTACAGAGGGGTGTAGGtatgttatttaaaaatagatTATAGCCTGCTACGTCTAGTGTGATTCCATCGTTAGCATAATAtacaaataaacacaacaggAACATTCCATTATTAAGGGAGAGGAGAAAGCAACTTATTGTATTTAGTTACTTGTAATTTGGTGCCAGATGGTTTAAGATAATCTCATGCTTTCTAAAACTATATAAATTACTAGTGAAAGAAAAAGCGGCTTTAGTTTCAAATAGTGACCGCGTGTGAGCAGATAAAAAGTATAAAGAAAATATCTGGGAAGAACACAGTAAATTAACAAGTAAGTTAACAACTCGCGTTGTCTGGTTGTGTCGACGCTAGAAGTAGTGTCCGAACATACAAACATACTGTACTGTGTTGTCTCCTATATGAACACAAAAACATTCTGTTCTTCTTTACGTCTAGTATTTCTTACCTATGTCACCCAATTAAGGTTACGGGGTGCCTTGAAGTGAAAATTCTatcgaaaaaatatttttgcatcTTTAAATTCCCTACTACATTACCTTTATTATAgcaaagaaaaatgttttgaattttattatCTTCTCGATAATAAGGAAAAACGAACTTTGCTTGAAGACTTTGTGTAAGCATCTAGGTGTTTTAATCCTTTAAAATCCTCTTATCAATTCCTGGAACCCTGTGTTCCCTACATCCGGGACCATGGGTTATAGTTAATTAGCATACTGTTTTTACCCGTAAATCCCAAAAATTTCAAATTCAGTTCCTTCGTCTTGCGGAAAGTCCTATAAGCGTTCCGAAATATATAACCGATAGATAAAAGAAAACGACGGAAGTCTGCATTGGGTCGTCTCAAGAGTAAAACGAGCGTGAAGACTTCTAAATGAAAGATCTCGCTAAAAGCGAAAAGGACAATCTTCTTGTTGGCTTCTCTTGTATTAGTTTGTCCCTACAACCCGCTTCAAGGTTATCAGCGAAGAATACCTCATCGTTTCCAAAATCAAAACATTAAGACGAAATCATTGGTTACGATTTGTCTAGTACATGTcacaaaatcgcgaaaaaccTGCCCTATTTGCTACCGGTCTTAGCCGCGCTTTCCTGGTTTCGCGTGAGCGCGGCTTTTCCTTGTCTTCCCCATATGTGCAGGAATACTTGCTTGTCACTTGTCTTTCTTATGGCGAAATTCGAAACTCCCCGTAATGACTCGGTTTTATCGCCTCTTATTGGTCGGTCTGTTTATCTAGAGCTGATGATATGATCACCTCGTTGACTCAAGTAGGCGTGGCACTCTCCAAGAACTTTCAATCAAGATTTTCTCGGCTTTGAATTCGCGTGCATTTCTAAACTTCAAAACCCTATTGTGCGTAAAGTATACGAGCTATTACCGCAAAATTTGGCAACACGCTAGATTATTTTTTCAAGAGTGATACTGTGTTCAGTTGTTGAGAGATTTTGAGCGGATCGTATTTTATGTCCTCCGGTGTCGTATTACCTGGAAATTCTTTAGTCCTCTGACTTTGACTCAAATTTGCATAggaacaaagaaaaatatctcaaaagcCGAACACAGTTTGGTAGGTGTGTATATGGTGATTGACATAAGCCATAAAGCGTAAAGATCTGCCGGATAGTTAAGA contains:
- the LOC5518684 gene encoding uncharacterized protein LOC5518684 → MESKHDLDPQVSENSCDSVHRKDANIDSLTRLVTELKASVAERDGKINHLRKERDDGRFHIQKLEKEKETLHSKLLYQQMRAETLENEVERITRSSCYDGSEDEIDGSKASLHIPEDDLTDAAVTITQQQTEALTENHAQSCAVSATKVTQQLRDPELNEQIKRLKQLLDLRMDQHRNHLRTFKENSDKAHGVYAEKQLVAMATVQQTLVGYLEWESHELEHAQKTDELEHAQKTDELEHAQKTDELTVALSNIVDRLQQSHEPKRIKSSRKEKTSLPLKFIVFILAPVLLSVMCYCAFFSHAQN